From Chryseobacterium shandongense, the proteins below share one genomic window:
- a CDS encoding Tex family protein, which produces MNTTLYIQQILDIPEKNIIPTLQLLAEDCTIPFIARYRKDKTGNLDETQIEQISKISRQFEEIAKRKETILKSVEEQNALTSELKQRIEESFNLQELEDLYLPFKKRKKTKADAAKEKGLEPLAKIIMSQKAQDLQSLASRYLSDKIETGEEALQGARDIMAEWINENMYVRKNLRRIFQRKAVITSKVVKGKQEEEDAKKFSQYFEWEENLSRTPSHRLLAMLRAESEGYVKTNVTIDKAEAIEFIENAIIKSDNETAEQIALAIKDSYKRLLEPAISNEVLQEAKEKADKKAIDIFSENLTQLLLAPPLGEKRILAIDPGYKSGCKVVCLDEKGDLLHNETIYPHAPQNESGMAMKKIRSMVNAYNIEAISIGNGTASRETEFFIKKIAFDKPLQVFVVSEAGASVYSASKIAREEFPSYDVTVRGAVSIGRRLADPLAELVKIDPKSIGVGQYQHDVDQTQLKNELDSTVMKCVNSVGINLNTASKSLLSYVSGIGEKMAENIVNYRAENGAFEDRKQLKKVPRLGEKAFQQAAAFVRISNPKNPLDNSAVHPEAYGIVEKMAKDLGIKTHELIAHKEKIAQIKPEKYITDDIGILSIKDIVKELEKPGLDPRKAAKIFEFDPSVKKITDLKIGMILPGIVNNITAFGCFVDLGIKESGLVHISQLKDGFVSDVNEVVKLHQHVQVKVTDIDEGRKRIQLSMIL; this is translated from the coding sequence ATGAACACCACCCTTTATATACAGCAGATTCTTGATATTCCTGAAAAAAATATTATCCCTACCCTTCAGCTGTTGGCCGAAGACTGTACCATTCCTTTTATTGCCCGTTATCGGAAAGATAAAACAGGAAACCTAGACGAAACACAGATTGAGCAGATTTCAAAAATCAGCAGGCAGTTTGAAGAGATTGCCAAAAGAAAAGAAACCATTCTAAAATCCGTAGAAGAGCAAAATGCCCTCACTTCCGAATTAAAACAAAGAATTGAAGAAAGCTTCAACCTGCAGGAGCTTGAGGATTTATACCTTCCTTTTAAGAAAAGAAAAAAAACAAAAGCTGATGCTGCAAAAGAAAAAGGCCTTGAACCTTTAGCTAAAATAATCATGAGCCAGAAAGCCCAGGATCTTCAGTCTTTGGCTTCAAGATACCTCAGTGACAAAATAGAAACGGGAGAAGAAGCACTTCAGGGAGCGAGAGATATTATGGCCGAATGGATTAATGAAAACATGTATGTCCGCAAAAACCTAAGGAGGATCTTCCAGAGAAAAGCCGTAATTACTTCAAAAGTTGTGAAAGGAAAACAGGAGGAAGAAGATGCTAAAAAATTTTCACAATATTTCGAGTGGGAAGAAAACCTCAGCAGAACCCCCTCCCATCGCCTCCTCGCAATGTTGCGTGCAGAATCGGAAGGCTATGTGAAAACAAATGTCACAATTGATAAAGCTGAAGCGATTGAGTTCATAGAAAATGCCATTATTAAATCTGATAACGAAACGGCGGAACAGATTGCATTGGCCATAAAAGACAGCTACAAAAGATTGCTGGAACCTGCGATTTCTAATGAAGTTTTACAGGAAGCTAAAGAAAAAGCAGATAAAAAAGCAATCGATATTTTTTCCGAAAACCTTACGCAGCTTCTCCTTGCCCCACCATTGGGAGAAAAAAGAATTCTTGCTATCGACCCGGGATACAAAAGCGGATGCAAAGTAGTTTGCCTTGACGAAAAAGGAGATCTATTGCATAATGAAACCATTTATCCTCATGCACCTCAAAACGAATCCGGGATGGCGATGAAGAAAATACGTTCTATGGTAAACGCGTACAACATCGAAGCCATTTCCATCGGAAACGGAACAGCCAGCCGCGAAACGGAATTTTTCATCAAAAAAATTGCTTTCGACAAACCGCTCCAGGTTTTTGTGGTTTCTGAGGCCGGAGCATCCGTATATTCCGCAAGTAAAATTGCAAGGGAAGAATTTCCGTCGTACGATGTAACCGTTCGTGGTGCGGTATCCATTGGAAGAAGGTTAGCAGATCCTCTGGCAGAACTGGTGAAAATCGATCCTAAGTCCATCGGCGTAGGACAATATCAGCATGATGTAGACCAGACCCAATTGAAAAATGAGCTGGATTCTACCGTAATGAAGTGCGTAAACTCGGTGGGAATTAATCTTAATACAGCCAGCAAATCGCTGCTAAGTTATGTTTCCGGAATCGGCGAAAAAATGGCAGAAAATATCGTCAATTACCGTGCAGAAAACGGAGCTTTCGAAGACAGAAAACAGCTTAAAAAAGTTCCCAGGTTGGGTGAAAAAGCTTTTCAGCAGGCTGCAGCATTCGTAAGAATCAGCAATCCGAAGAATCCTTTGGATAATTCTGCCGTACATCCTGAAGCCTACGGAATTGTTGAAAAAATGGCAAAAGATTTAGGTATCAAAACGCATGAACTGATTGCCCATAAGGAAAAAATTGCTCAGATTAAACCCGAAAAATATATCACAGACGATATCGGGATTTTAAGCATTAAAGATATTGTAAAAGAGCTTGAAAAACCCGGACTGGACCCAAGAAAAGCAGCTAAAATTTTTGAATTCGATCCGAGTGTAAAGAAAATTACCGACCTGAAAATAGGGATGATTCTTCCCGGAATTGTCAATAATATTACAGCTTTCGGATGCTTTGTAGATTTAGGAATTAAAGAAAGCGGACTGGTGCATATTTCTCAGTTGAAAGACGGATTTGTCTCTGATGTTAATGAAGTGGTAAAACTGCATCAGCATGTTCAGGTAAAAGTAACGGATATAGATGAAGGCAGGAAAAGAATACAGCTGAGCATGATTTTATAA